The window GTGGGCGATCGTCTCGTTGTCGGGAAAGCGGCTGATCCGCGCCGATCCGGCGGCGAAAGCCGAAGCGACGGGCGCGACGCTGGCCGTCTGCGCGCAGATGAACCGCGGCAGGCGGTCGGTCAGCCCCGCGCGCCGCAGATCCTCGAAGCCGTTGACGATGCCGCGCAGGTTGCCGCCCGCGCTCACCGGCACGATCACCCAGTCGGGGACGCGGAAGCCGCGATCCTCGGCGATCTCGTAGGCGATCGTGCGCGAGCCGGCGACGCGGAACGGCACGTCGGAGTTCATGAAGTAGATGCCGCGCTCGGCGCCGAGGCGCAGGCTTTCGCGGTACAATTCTTCGTACGGGCCGGCGACGCGCAGCAGATGCGGGCCGTAGATGGCGATCGGCGCCAGCTTCTCGTCGGCGACGTTGCCCTTGACGAGGATAAAGGCTTCCATGCCCGCCGCCGCGGCGTACGCCGCCACCGAAGCCGCCATGTTGCCCGAAGAGACCGTGCCGACTTTCGCATAGCCGAGCGCCCGCGCGTGAGCGATGCACGAGGCCGTGCCGCGGTCCTTGAACGACCACGTGGGGTTGGCGCTCTCGTTTTTGACCGCCACCTCGGCCAGGCCGAGCTCTTTGGCCAGCGCCTCGAGCTTCACGAGCGGCGTGCCGCCCTCGCCCAGCGAGCGCCACTCGCCCGCCTCGAACGGATAGAACGCCGCGTAGCGGCGCGACTGGCATCTTTCGTTCGCGTCGATGCCGAAACCGTCCCACGCCAGATCGAGCGGTTCGCCGCAGGCGCAGCGAAACGGCGCCCGCTCCGCGCCGTACTCGGCGCCGCAGGTTTTGCACCGCAGAAGAGCTTTTTTCATGAAAAACACCCCGCTCCGACAGAAAGATAAAATCATCTTATCACAAAGATCCTGCAAAAAAATATGATTTCATGAGCTTTGCCAGTTGATTTTTCTCCGTTTTCAAGTTTAAATATATGGTTGAGACAGTTGCGCATACAGCGCCAAAATCACCGCATGAAGACAGACAGCCCGGCTCACGCCGGCCGTTTTCCAGCGAAAAAGCAGGAGGTACATGCAGATGTCAGTCGACCGAGAGGATCTCAAAAAGGGAAAAACACGGCCTCATGGACTGCGGAAACTCGCGCCCAACGATTTCGACGAGGAAATGAGCGCCATCAAAAACGGCCTTCACCACGTCGCCGAGAAGTTCCAAAAAAGCGCCCCCGTCGCCGAGGGGCAGCCCGTTCCCGTAGATCAGCTGGGCAAACGTTCGGCCGCCCAGTCGTTCGCCGCGATCGGGCACCTGATCAAAAGCGCCCTGCCCGACGCAGCCGAGCGCAGCGCCCAGGCTCAAGCCGGCAAAAAAGAGAAGATCGTC of the Pyramidobacter piscolens W5455 genome contains:
- a CDS encoding pyridoxal-phosphate dependent enzyme: MKKALLRCKTCGAEYGAERAPFRCACGEPLDLAWDGFGIDANERCQSRRYAAFYPFEAGEWRSLGEGGTPLVKLEALAKELGLAEVAVKNESANPTWSFKDRGTASCIAHARALGYAKVGTVSSGNMAASVAAYAAAAGMEAFILVKGNVADEKLAPIAIYGPHLLRVAGPYEELYRESLRLGAERGIYFMNSDVPFRVAGSRTIAYEIAEDRGFRVPDWVIVPVSAGGNLRGIVNGFEDLRRAGLTDRLPRFICAQTASVAPVASAFAAGSARISRFPDNETIAH